One genomic region from Serinus canaria isolate serCan28SL12 chromosome 7, serCan2020, whole genome shotgun sequence encodes:
- the NAB1 gene encoding NGFI-A-binding protein 1 isoform X1, whose translation MASALPRTLGELQLYRILQKANLLFYFDAFIQQGGDDVQQLCEAGEEEFLEIMALVGMASKPLHVRRLQKALRDWVTNPGLFNQPLTSLPVSSIPIYKLPEGSPAWLGISCSSYERNSGSREPHLKIPKCAATTCVQSVGTSKSDVGSLSLQSSSEPRLWQGHHTTESEHSLSPADLGSPASPKENSETLDAAAALSVAECVERMVPSLPKSDSNEVKELLKTNKKLAKMIGHIFEMSDDDPHKEEEIRKYSAIYGRFDSKRKDGKHLTLHELTVNEAAAQLCVKDNALLTRRDELFALARQISREVTYKYTYRTTKSKCGERDELSPKRIKIEDGYPDFQDTVQTLYQQDKMPLALAKGKSEDPTALNSQSEKVMAKQMEFLCNQAALERRLSTGCYRQNSEEHSPNGMSLDNADGQGERPLNLRMPSLPSRQMQHISLDGEQHVGKSLCSDLIRLYPSGEAKSQSSEGLGILKDFPHSAFNNIERKVIKTEPEDTR comes from the exons ATGGCGTCAGCTCTGCCCAGAACGCTTGGAGAACTGCAGCTGTATCGAATACTACAAAAAGCAAATCTCTTATTCTACTTTGATGCCTTCATTCAGCAGGGTGGTGATGAtgtccagcagctctgtgaagcAGGTGAAGAGGAGTTTCTGGAGATAATGGCTCTCGTGGGCATGGCTAGCAAGCCACTTCATGTCCGACGGCTGCAGAAGGCTTTGAGGGACTGGGTGACAAACCCTGGCCTTTTTAACCAGCCTCTCACCTCCTTACCAGTCAGCAGCATTCCAATCTATAAGCTGCCAGAAGGGTCTCCTGCATGGCTGGGGATATCCTGCAGCAGTTACGAGAGGAACAGCGGCAGCAGAGAGCCTCACCTGAAGATTCCGAAATGCGCTGCCACGACGTGCGTGCAGAGCGTGGGCACGAGCAAATCTGATGTGGGGAGCTtatcactgcagagcagcagcgaGCCCAGGCTCTGGCAAGGACACCACACCACAGAGAGTGAGCACAGCCTTTCCCCGGCTGACCTTGGCTCTCCAGCCTCACCAAAGGAAAACAGCGAGAccctggatgctgctgctgctctgtcagtTGCTGAGTGTGTAGAACGTATGGTTCCCTCCCTGCCCAAAAGCGACTCCAATGAAGTCAAGGAGTTActgaaaacaaataagaaaCTGGCAAAGATGATTGGTCACATCTTTGAGATGAGTGACGATGACCCTCACAAAGAGGAGGAGATCAGGAAGTACAGTGCAATATATGGCAGATTTGACTCGAAAAGAAAGGATGGCAAGCATCTCACCCTCCACGAG CTCACAGTTAATgaagcagctgcccagctgtgtgtgaAAGATAATGCCTTGCTGACCAGGAGGGATGAGCTCTTCGCACTGGCCCGGCAGATCTCTCGGGAGGTCACCTACAAGTACACCTACAGGACCACCAA ATCTAAATGTGGAGAAAGGGATGAGCTGTCACCAAAGAGAATCAAGATAGAG GACGGTTATCCTGATTTCCAGGACACAGTCCAGACGCTCTATCAGCAAGACAAAATGCCACTTGCTTTGGCTAAAGGAAAGAGTGAAGACCCAACAGCTCTTAATTCCCAG TCGGAAAAGGTGATGGCAAAACAGATGGAGTTTCTCTGCAACCAGGCAGCGTTAGAGAGACGTCTTTCCACAGGGTGTTACAGGCAGAACTCTGAAGAGCACAGCCCCAATGGCATGTCATTAGATAATGCTGATGGACAAG GTGAAAGACCACTGAACCTGCGGATGCCCAGCCTGCCAAGCAGACAGATGCAGCACATTTCACTTGATGGCGAGCAGCACGTTGGGAAGTCTCTGTGCAGTGACTTGATCCGGCTTTACCCCAGCGGTGAGGCAAAGTCCCAGTCTTCGG AAGGCCTTGGTATATTAAAGGATTTTCCTCATTCAGCTTTTAACAACATTGAAAGGAAGGTCATAAAAACAGAACCTGAAGACACAAGATAG
- the NAB1 gene encoding NGFI-A-binding protein 1 isoform X2 gives MASALPRTLGELQLYRILQKANLLFYFDAFIQQGGDDVQQLCEAGEEEFLEIMALVGMASKPLHVRRLQKALRDWVTNPGLFNQPLTSLPVSSIPIYKLPEGSPAWLGISCSSYERNSGSREPHLKIPKCAATTCVQSVGTSKSDVGSLSLQSSSEPRLWQGHHTTESEHSLSPADLGSPASPKENSETLDAAAALSVAECVERMVPSLPKSDSNEVKELLKTNKKLAKMIGHIFEMSDDDPHKEEEIRKYSAIYGRFDSKRKDGKHLTLHELTVNEAAAQLCVKDNALLTRRDELFALARQISREVTYKYTYRTTKSKCGERDELSPKRIKIEDGYPDFQDTVQTLYQQDKMPLALAKGKSEDPTALNSQSEKVMAKQMEFLCNQAALERRLSTGCYRQNSEEHSPNGMSLDNADGQGERPLNLRMPSLPSRQMQHISLDGEQHVGKSLCSDLIRLYPSEGLGILKDFPHSAFNNIERKVIKTEPEDTR, from the exons ATGGCGTCAGCTCTGCCCAGAACGCTTGGAGAACTGCAGCTGTATCGAATACTACAAAAAGCAAATCTCTTATTCTACTTTGATGCCTTCATTCAGCAGGGTGGTGATGAtgtccagcagctctgtgaagcAGGTGAAGAGGAGTTTCTGGAGATAATGGCTCTCGTGGGCATGGCTAGCAAGCCACTTCATGTCCGACGGCTGCAGAAGGCTTTGAGGGACTGGGTGACAAACCCTGGCCTTTTTAACCAGCCTCTCACCTCCTTACCAGTCAGCAGCATTCCAATCTATAAGCTGCCAGAAGGGTCTCCTGCATGGCTGGGGATATCCTGCAGCAGTTACGAGAGGAACAGCGGCAGCAGAGAGCCTCACCTGAAGATTCCGAAATGCGCTGCCACGACGTGCGTGCAGAGCGTGGGCACGAGCAAATCTGATGTGGGGAGCTtatcactgcagagcagcagcgaGCCCAGGCTCTGGCAAGGACACCACACCACAGAGAGTGAGCACAGCCTTTCCCCGGCTGACCTTGGCTCTCCAGCCTCACCAAAGGAAAACAGCGAGAccctggatgctgctgctgctctgtcagtTGCTGAGTGTGTAGAACGTATGGTTCCCTCCCTGCCCAAAAGCGACTCCAATGAAGTCAAGGAGTTActgaaaacaaataagaaaCTGGCAAAGATGATTGGTCACATCTTTGAGATGAGTGACGATGACCCTCACAAAGAGGAGGAGATCAGGAAGTACAGTGCAATATATGGCAGATTTGACTCGAAAAGAAAGGATGGCAAGCATCTCACCCTCCACGAG CTCACAGTTAATgaagcagctgcccagctgtgtgtgaAAGATAATGCCTTGCTGACCAGGAGGGATGAGCTCTTCGCACTGGCCCGGCAGATCTCTCGGGAGGTCACCTACAAGTACACCTACAGGACCACCAA ATCTAAATGTGGAGAAAGGGATGAGCTGTCACCAAAGAGAATCAAGATAGAG GACGGTTATCCTGATTTCCAGGACACAGTCCAGACGCTCTATCAGCAAGACAAAATGCCACTTGCTTTGGCTAAAGGAAAGAGTGAAGACCCAACAGCTCTTAATTCCCAG TCGGAAAAGGTGATGGCAAAACAGATGGAGTTTCTCTGCAACCAGGCAGCGTTAGAGAGACGTCTTTCCACAGGGTGTTACAGGCAGAACTCTGAAGAGCACAGCCCCAATGGCATGTCATTAGATAATGCTGATGGACAAG GTGAAAGACCACTGAACCTGCGGATGCCCAGCCTGCCAAGCAGACAGATGCAGCACATTTCACTTGATGGCGAGCAGCACGTTGGGAAGTCTCTGTGCAGTGACTTGATCCGGCTTTACCCCAGCG AAGGCCTTGGTATATTAAAGGATTTTCCTCATTCAGCTTTTAACAACATTGAAAGGAAGGTCATAAAAACAGAACCTGAAGACACAAGATAG